CGAATATGACTCGGAGGAGTTCAACGCAGAGCCTCCTGCCAAGCCCATCATCGAGCGCGTCAAGCGCAACGTTCTTGCCGAGAAGCCGCGCGTGACTCGTTTCGCCATCAAGTGGTATGTTGTCAACAATGCGGAGGAGAAAACACGAAACAATAGTGGAGCTAACCAAGTCGAATAGGGACAACGAGGCCTCTGCCCCCGCCGAGTTCCCCCCTGAGCagcccgaggccgacctcgttgccgatgaggaggagtacggcgccgatgagcgcgatgacgaggatgaacCCGAGGCCTCTATCGTCGGTGCCAATGGCGAAAAACCCGCTGGTGAAGATGCTGAAATGGCAGGTgtcgagaacggcgagggtgatgttgccccggccgaggaggatgagatgtcggacgacggcagcgtGGACATTGAgggcgagagcgaggacgagctggaggaagagggcgaaggcgagggcgagggtgccgacgacgatgcgaTGGACGTGGACTCCTCCTCGGCTAACAAGCCTGCCGCTACGATCAGCAAGGCCGCGGAGGTCATTATCCGCTAAGCAGCGCTCTTGGACGATTGTTTTGACGCTTTAACAACCAtaccctcgccctcccccaTTTATTGTCGCCGACGTTGGAGAGCATTTCACTAGAAGATGCGCAGGATGGCGGTTTACACGAAGAATACGACCTGGACGATGATTGCATAAGGTATTCGAGCCATTGAGTATAGATGAGGTGGCCTGAAGGGATCAAGTGCGCCCGAGAGGGCCTTGATGCTAGTAATTAGATGCAAATGATATATTTTTCTGTGGACCTGTGTTTGGACGTCGGGTTTCTTCTGTCATGTTCAACTACGGCACGCGTCAACACTTGGGGATAGCCCCCAAGTGTTCCAAGGACACGGATATCTGCTCGAGGCGCCTCTCAGTgtgaaggagaaaaagaagaaattTACGCCAAGCTCAATGCGACGAAGCAATGCGGCATTGCGGCATGATCTAGCGCGTTCCTCTGCATCGTGCGATTGAGACATTTTCAAACAAATGGTCAGCGGGTTTTTCTTCGATGCGAAATGCCTAGACATGTACCCCAACATGCAGCGACCAAACATGCCCCTCACCCTTCATTTCCCCCGGCTCTGACAATCCGCACACCACGTGAAGTGAAGTCTCCTCGCGACATAGCGCCATTCACAACTGCCAAGGCAGCCATAACAGCCATCATGACCAGTTCTGAGCCGCGAAAAGCCGCGCCGGTGACCGGCGGCGCATGCACGACAGCCTTATTTTCCGTTTTGGTGGTGATCGCTGGCCGACTCCGGTCCGcttgcacacacacacacactctctctctctctctctgtctttcttACTCTATGCTACCTCGGCATTTACACCTTGATTACAACTTTACGCGCCGCGATTCTGCAtatcccctcccctccccttcccttgcGCCACTGTGCACCCAACCCGCTGTCCTGCGTCATACCCTACTTACTTTCTGGGCGCATTCAGATGCATACGGGGAACGCTTCCGTGCCCACTATCCTCGGCCCAATGGCCTAAAGCTTGGTTTCGGTGTCGTTGGCCGATCATCGCATCCTTCTCAGTGTGGCCGAGGAGTCATTTTCATTCCCATACCGGCTCTCTTGGGTCTTGTCTTTCCTCGCCCACACATCCACTACATGCTCCCAGCGGAGTCACCCCATGCTCGAGTCGAGGATTCAGCTTCTGCGGGCTCAGCCGCATCTAAAGTTGATAATATCtgaaggggggcgggagagGTAAGGAGGCTGCCTGGGCTAGTACACACGCAGCTGGAGATAaacggcggcctcgacaagtCGCGTTTGGTCGCCTCGCTTTGAACGTTTTGTAGGCTGTGCAAATGAGTATTTGAAAAGACCGACTGTCAGAAGGACGGGCTGCCGTTTTCTCTCacgtctcttctctcttcctcttcatcagCCATATTCATTCCGTCGCCATTGGGGTTGGCCTCTTCCTGAGGAAATCCTTTAAAGACCGCCCACCATGCCAACTCAGACTCCCGAAGAGCTTCTCAGGGCCGTCGAGGCTAGCCATGAGCAATACCTTCGCAGCCTGCGAAGTCTTCACGAATCTCTGGCCAGCGCTGTGAGAGAACGATCAGAGCCCAGAACGACATCCAGTATTACCTTGCCGTCATCACCTGCCTCGCGACTATCCAATAGCCCCTATCAGAGTCCGGTCCAGAGCCCGGTGCAAACATCCCAGGCGGTTTTTCCATCGGCGTCATATCGTACCCGCAGCTCAACCTTTTCCGAGCCTATCGAGAAGCGACCGCTTaccaacggcggcgagaaaGACCATGTTCCGGCCTCGGTTTACTCGGGACTCGAAGTCGAGTATCTCCCCCTGCTGGACGTCGCAGCCCCCCGCGAGGCTTCCGGCTCCGATGGCACTCTCACTCCATCCGCCTCGAAGCTCATTGAGCGAGTGTCTTGGACCGACAGCCAgcttctccatcatctcaAGCATTTCAACttcaccggcggcgccgccattGCCCTGACAGACGTGATCAAGCGGCAGACCGAGATCGATGAGAGAACAGACTTCGAGACCTTTGCCGCCTACGAAAGTCAGGGCTACGTCAGCTCAACCTTTGAACTATACGACGTCGACACGAAGGGGGCGCCTCGTCATGTGGGTAAGCAATCAGATCGGCAGCCCCAGGGCGTTGCGCCCGACGTCGCCCCATCCCCAAGCCAGATTGTCGACGCGCCGACTGTTTGGAACGCCCTCAAGGGCATTCACGCAGACGGCCAAGCCGTTGGTCTCGTGACAATCCTCCAAGAGCCTTCGGCCCTCATGCTCGGCGCCCTGCACATGACCATGTCGCCATACTTTGACATGACGGAGCTCCTCAATCACTTCATCACGGACCACGAAAACAACGGCAAGACGACCGCCCATGTCCACCGCGCCTTTGCCCGTGACCCGTCCCCCTCGCACCTCCGCCAGcgcagcttcttcttcgtcttcaagTACTAtaccgtcgtcggcgacggcctcgagcccgccCCCTTCCAGAAGTACGACAAGCGCCCGCCCGACCGCCGCTCGCGGGACCACATCGACATCGCTGAGTGCAGctccatcctcgccctctcgctctccgGCCCGCCGCGCCAGTCCGTCAAGCAGACCCGCCGTCGCGAAGGGCCGCAGGAGGGGTTTCTCTTCGACACCTTCGCGCCGTGGCACCTGCTCTCGATCCAGTCCTTCCCGGACGATGAGCACACtctccgcggcggcgacgccgagtcTCAAAAGACCTTCTTCTCCGGCCCGTGGGCattcctcgacgccctggtGACGGAGTACCGCGACGCCACGAAGCGGAACCTCGCTCTCCATGCCCGCATCGCCAAGCTCATCACCCCGCCAACCGACTTCATGTTCGACGCCAGGCTGCGCGACAAGCTGCTCTTCGAGGACAAGCACTTCACCTACATCCGGCGGTACTTCTGGGCCTATAACACGCTgggcgtcgtcaacgaggGCCTGCGCGCCATGCTCGCCGCGTACCGGGATACCTTCCCCGACGACTTCTGGGAGGGCCGGCACCCGACGCTGTGGCCGCACCCGTCCCCGGACAGCTCCGAGGGGAGGGCGTACCGAGACAAGATGATGCCGCTGCGGTCGGACTTGGAGAGGGCATGCCGCGACCTGGAGACTGTGCACGCCAAGAACGCCGCGACGCGCAAGGAGATTGAGAACCTGAGGGACCAGCTCTTCAGCGGGAGCTCGATCAAGGAGTCACGACGGGCCATCGAGCAGGGCGACAACATCAAGGTGTTGACCCTGGGGTCCATGGTGTTTCTCCCCCTGACGTTCGTAACTGTAAGTACAactcccccccttccccccctcggTCTGTGTTCCGAAAAAACTGGTACTAACTCTTCTCGCAGTCCGTCTTCGGCATCACGGAATTTACCATCCCCGCGCAGGATTGGCGGTTCCCCGTGACCATGGTCTGCGTCTGCGTTCCCTTCATCCTGGCCCTCATTCTCCTGCAGACGCGCGCGGGGTACTCGCTTGCCAGGCACACTTTTGCCGCCCTCACGTGGCCGTTCCGCCTCTTGGCGAACGACGGGGCCGGGGACACGTTTCCGCCCGCGATTGCTATGCCTGCGGTCGAGGCGAGACCGCGCAGAAAGAGACGGCTTACGAGTCGAAGGCCGCCTTCACCACAGCCGCCGGCTCAAGAGAAGCCTCAAGAGGCGAAGGAAACGGGGCTAGGGTCGTGGTTGACTTGGGGAATGGGACGAAGCAACGTCAATACGAGGGGTAATGATAAAGAGGCGGGTCAGGAGGGCGATGTCCTGGTGTTTGGTCATGTTTAACGTCCGACTCAACGCTGTGGTTTCATACATAGATATAGATAGATGTAGTGATATATCATAGGTAGCTTTGTTTGGGCAAACCATTTGCAAACCCATCCGCATGTACTACTAGAAAACACGTAAACCCCTACGACTGTTCGACCCAAACAGCGCGACAGGACACTGGTAGACATCAACACCCTATAAGCCGATACGGGAGATCGTAGATCGACCAACACCCGCCGCTTCTACACCCAGCAACATTATACCAACACCATATCACATCTACCTAGTCTACACTGCAACCAAgcatggcgacggcctcaCCCATCCTTCCCGGTTCCCACACCCACTGCCTCCagcctccaccaccgccgttAAACATTTCCCAGACTTCGACCTCCGTCAAAATTGGCTTTCGTGACCACGTAAGCAAACCGCATAACCTCTTCGGTCAGCC
The DNA window shown above is from Colletotrichum destructivum chromosome 2, complete sequence and carries:
- a CDS encoding Putative Mg2+ transporter protein, CorA-like/Zinc transport protein ZntB, whose protein sequence is MPTQTPEELLRAVEASHEQYLRSLRSLHESLASAVRERSEPRTTSSITLPSSPASRLSNSPYQSPVQSPVQTSQAVFPSASYRTRSSTFSEPIEKRPLTNGGEKDHVPASVYSGLEVEYLPLLDVAAPREASGSDGTLTPSASKLIERVSWTDSQLLHHLKHFNFTGGAAIALTDVIKRQTEIDERTDFETFAAYESQGYVSSTFELYDVDTKGAPRHVGKQSDRQPQGVAPDVAPSPSQIVDAPTVWNALKGIHADGQAVGLVTILQEPSALMLGALHMTMSPYFDMTELLNHFITDHENNGKTTAHVHRAFARDPSPSHLRQRSFFFVFKYYTVVGDGLEPAPFQKYDKRPPDRRSRDHIDIAECSSILALSLSGPPRQSVKQTRRREGPQEGFLFDTFAPWHLLSIQSFPDDEHTLRGGDAESQKTFFSGPWAFLDALVTEYRDATKRNLALHARIAKLITPPTDFMFDARLRDKLLFEDKHFTYIRRYFWAYNTLGVVNEGLRAMLAAYRDTFPDDFWEGRHPTLWPHPSPDSSEGRAYRDKMMPLRSDLERACRDLETVHAKNAATRKEIENLRDQLFSGSSIKESRRAIEQGDNIKVLTLGSMVFLPLTFVTSVFGITEFTIPAQDWRFPVTMVCVCVPFILALILLQTRAGYSLARHTFAALTWPFRLLANDGAGDTFPPAIAMPAVEARPRRKRRLTSRRPPSPQPPAQEKPQEAKETGLGSWLTWGMGRSNVNTRGNDKEAGQEGDVLVFGHV